The following are from one region of the Biomphalaria glabrata chromosome 4, xgBioGlab47.1, whole genome shotgun sequence genome:
- the LOC106058347 gene encoding mesencephalic astrocyte-derived neurotrophic factor homolog, giving the protein MTMTTMTRSTVTTVSITITTVFLLLCIVHNNEAKKEKNERDCEVCIGTIEKFKKEISDELYGNTEKLEAAFRKFCKKFPNGGKENRFCYYVGGTEDAATGILSNLIKPLSYHLPANKICEKLKAMDAQICELRYDVKPDYTKLNKMKVGELKKILSNWGEDAACKGCAEKSDFIKKIRELMPKHEPEEWKKVEASGKEDL; this is encoded by the exons ATGACTATGACTACTATGACGCGAAGTACTGTTACTACTGTTAGTATAACAATTACtactgtttttttgttactctgtATTGTACACAATAATGAAGCAAAGAAGGAAAAGAATGAACGAGATTGTGAAG ttTGCATTGGCACAattgagaaatttaaaaaagaaatatctgaTGAATTGTATGGTAACACAGAGAAACTTGAAGCAGCATTCAGAAAATTTTGCAAAAAGTTCCCCAATGGTGGCAAGGAAAACAGATTT TGCTACTATGTTGGTGGTACTGAAGATGCTGCTACTGGCATTCTGAGCAACTTGATCAAACCACTCAGCTACCATTTACCTGCCAATAAAATCTGTGAAAAGTTAAAAGCTATGGATGCACAAATTTGTGAGCTACGCTATG ATGTGAAGCCAGACTATACCAAATTAAACAAGATGAAAGTAGGAGAACTGAAGAAGATCTTATCTAACTGGGGGGAAGATGCTGCTTGCAAAGGCTGTGCTGAGAAATCTGACTTTATCAAGAAAATCAGAGAATTAATGCCCAAGCATGAGCCAGAAGAATGGAAAAAAGTTGAAGCATCAGGAAAAGAAGATTTATGA